A window of the Leucothrix mucor DSM 2157 genome harbors these coding sequences:
- a CDS encoding undecaprenyl-diphosphate phosphatase has protein sequence MDIIHAIILGAIEGFTEFLPISSTGHLIVASEWLGLDQTKANAAFEVIIQLAAILAVVANYREKFTVKYFNLWVKVAIAFLPIGIIGFIFSNQIKALFTVQTVAIMFIVGGVVFLIIEYFQKGRVPATKTVDDISYKQAIWVGIAQVFALVPGTSRAGSTIIGAMIVGLSRKASAEFSFLLAMPVMVAASGYDLLKHYEEFTGANLIALGVGFVTAFIVAYLAMKLFINFLEKFTFVAFGIYRILFGGLLLALIYSGYLGGGTH, from the coding sequence ATGGATATTATTCACGCTATAATTCTAGGCGCCATCGAAGGCTTTACTGAATTTTTGCCCATTTCTTCAACAGGACACCTAATAGTCGCTAGCGAATGGCTAGGACTAGACCAGACTAAGGCAAATGCTGCTTTTGAGGTCATTATCCAACTGGCAGCCATATTGGCAGTAGTTGCGAACTATCGTGAGAAATTCACGGTCAAATATTTTAACTTATGGGTAAAGGTCGCTATTGCATTCCTTCCCATTGGAATAATTGGTTTTATATTCAGCAATCAGATCAAAGCTTTATTTACAGTTCAGACAGTCGCTATTATGTTTATAGTCGGAGGTGTGGTATTTTTGATCATCGAGTATTTCCAGAAAGGTCGTGTGCCTGCAACTAAAACGGTTGATGACATTAGTTATAAGCAAGCAATCTGGGTGGGTATCGCACAGGTGTTTGCATTGGTTCCGGGCACCAGCCGTGCCGGTTCTACCATCATCGGAGCAATGATCGTGGGGCTGAGCCGTAAGGCCAGTGCGGAATTTTCATTCCTACTCGCAATGCCAGTAATGGTAGCAGCCAGTGGTTATGACCTTCTCAAGCACTACGAGGAATTTACTGGCGCAAACTTAATTGCATTGGGCGTTGGCTTTGTAACGGCATTTATCGTGGCTTATCTTGCCATGAAGTTGTTCATTAACTTCCTGGAAAAATTTACCTTTGTAGCATTTGGTATTTACAGAATCTTGTTTGGTGGTTTGCTTTTAGCCTTAATTTATTCTGGCTATCTCGGGGGCGGCACGCACTAA
- a CDS encoding ABC-F family ATPase, whose amino-acid sequence MISLANITMQFGAKPLFENISMKFGEGNRYGLIGANGSGKSTLMKIIGGDLVPTSGNVSKDTDERLGKLRQDQFAYEEFSVIDTVIMGHEELWAVKAERDRIYSLPDMTEDDGIKVADLEITFGEMDGYTAESRAGELLLGLDIPVEQHYGPMSAVAPGWKLRVLLAQALFSDPDILLLDEPTNNLDINTIRWLEKILNDRKSTMIIISHDRHFLNSVCTHMADLDYGELRTFPGNYDEYMTAATQARERQMADNAKKKAKIAELQAFVSRFSANASKARQATSRAKQIDKIQLDNIKLSSRVNPYIRIEQEKKLYRLAVEVSGLSKGFDGEELFKNIDMMVEVGERIAIIGPNGIGKTTLLRCLQGGLTPDSGKVKWSENANIGYCAQDHGDDFESGESLFNWMDQWRGEEDDEQEVRSVLGRLLFSKADSEKSVKVISGGEQGRMIFGRLMLQKPNILLMDEPTNHLDMESIESLNLALDHYEGTLIFVSHDREFVSSLATRIIELTPNGINFFTGTYDEYLASQSIDG is encoded by the coding sequence TTGATTTCACTAGCTAATATTACGATGCAATTCGGGGCGAAGCCTCTTTTTGAAAATATCTCCATGAAGTTCGGAGAGGGAAACCGTTACGGTTTAATCGGAGCCAATGGTAGTGGTAAATCTACACTGATGAAAATCATCGGTGGTGACCTGGTCCCAACATCCGGTAACGTTTCTAAAGATACTGATGAGCGCTTGGGTAAGCTGCGTCAGGATCAGTTTGCGTATGAAGAATTCAGTGTCATTGATACCGTCATCATGGGGCATGAAGAACTGTGGGCTGTTAAAGCTGAGCGTGACCGCATCTACTCGCTGCCAGATATGACAGAAGACGATGGTATCAAGGTTGCTGATCTTGAAATCACGTTCGGTGAGATGGATGGCTATACCGCTGAGTCTCGCGCCGGTGAATTATTGCTAGGCTTGGATATTCCAGTTGAGCAGCATTACGGCCCAATGAGCGCCGTTGCTCCCGGTTGGAAATTGCGAGTTTTGCTGGCACAGGCACTGTTCTCCGATCCAGATATTCTGCTGCTGGATGAGCCGACCAACAACCTGGATATCAACACCATCCGCTGGTTGGAAAAAATTCTGAATGATCGTAAAAGTACGATGATCATTATCTCGCACGATCGTCACTTCCTAAACAGTGTGTGTACTCACATGGCTGATTTGGATTACGGTGAGCTGCGTACATTCCCAGGTAACTACGACGAATACATGACGGCTGCCACTCAGGCGCGTGAACGTCAAATGGCTGATAACGCGAAGAAGAAGGCGAAGATCGCAGAGCTGCAGGCTTTCGTAAGTCGTTTCTCGGCAAATGCGTCTAAAGCGCGTCAGGCAACTTCTCGTGCTAAGCAAATCGACAAGATCCAGCTTGATAATATTAAGTTATCCAGCCGTGTGAATCCTTACATCCGTATTGAGCAAGAGAAGAAGTTGTATCGCTTAGCGGTTGAAGTGAGCGGCTTGAGCAAAGGCTTTGATGGTGAAGAGCTGTTCAAAAATATCGATATGATGGTTGAGGTGGGTGAGCGTATCGCGATCATCGGTCCCAACGGTATCGGTAAAACGACGTTACTGCGTTGCCTGCAGGGCGGTTTAACACCTGATTCCGGAAAAGTAAAATGGTCTGAAAATGCCAATATTGGATATTGCGCACAGGATCATGGTGATGACTTTGAGTCTGGAGAAAGCCTGTTTAACTGGATGGATCAGTGGCGCGGTGAAGAAGATGATGAGCAGGAAGTACGTAGTGTACTAGGCCGCTTGTTATTCTCTAAAGCAGACAGTGAAAAGTCCGTTAAGGTGATTTCCGGAGGTGAGCAAGGTCGTATGATCTTTGGTCGCCTAATGCTACAGAAGCCAAATATCTTGCTGATGGATGAGCCGACTAACCACTTGGATATGGAATCTATCGAGTCGTTAAACTTGGCGCTTGATCACTATGAAGGTACCTTGATATTCGTCAGTCATGACCGTGAGTTCGTATCATCGTTGGCGACACGCATTATCGAGCTGACACCAAATGGTATTAACTTCTTTACCGGTACTTATGATGAGTACTTAGCTAGTCAGAGTATCGACGGCTAA
- the mltB gene encoding lytic murein transglycosylase B, with protein MKIKLKQFNMACLASVAVLLGACSNGGEIKADAPAPKVAVKTAAVVSDGTMTWPTDEPEVVAKVAPKVVAKAKVKAPVVKRQAPVKVAKAAPRKVVAKPVVKAKAYVPPKPIVVKVHKPKPAVRVAKKVQPAPQIRMAQVPRKAVQRTAYVAPKPAAVRQVSYRPQPARVAKKATYNHYSQGTLTGDFAGNPQAMAFINMMVNRHGFDRNYVTGVLSRAEATKWLKRMAYSDAHPELRKKSGGAPNWTRYRSRFITSKHINTGTAFWNKHRRTLERAANQYGVPEEYILGIMGVETIYGGNVGTDRAVDALATMSFMNSRRGKYFASELESYFLMTRSTGLDPLKPKASYAGALGLPQFMPSNIKKYGVDYDGDGGVNLWTPVDAIGSVANYLNKHGWRRGEIAAIPAIRTGGNGYASMKSGFKYKHSLTTLARRGLKPSYNGVSGQVNMIKLNVTGGQEYWIGGNNFYVITRYNHSTHYAMAVHELAQEIKKRVKPSRVRTPLLEASRDQDLLTRAAGRLL; from the coding sequence ATGAAGATCAAATTAAAACAGTTTAATATGGCTTGTCTTGCATCAGTAGCAGTGCTACTGGGGGCATGCAGTAATGGCGGAGAGATCAAGGCAGATGCTCCCGCTCCTAAAGTTGCAGTTAAAACAGCGGCAGTGGTTTCGGATGGCACAATGACGTGGCCAACAGACGAGCCAGAAGTTGTCGCCAAGGTGGCTCCTAAAGTGGTTGCCAAAGCTAAAGTCAAAGCGCCGGTTGTTAAGCGCCAGGCTCCGGTAAAAGTAGCGAAAGCAGCACCTCGTAAAGTGGTGGCCAAGCCAGTGGTTAAAGCGAAAGCCTATGTGCCACCTAAGCCAATTGTGGTGAAGGTTCATAAGCCAAAGCCTGCCGTTAGAGTGGCGAAAAAAGTGCAGCCGGCTCCACAAATCAGAATGGCACAAGTCCCACGCAAAGCAGTTCAGCGTACCGCTTATGTAGCACCAAAGCCTGCAGCAGTGCGTCAGGTAAGCTACCGACCACAGCCCGCGCGTGTTGCCAAAAAAGCGACCTATAATCATTATTCGCAAGGCACTCTAACGGGTGATTTTGCAGGCAACCCACAGGCAATGGCTTTCATCAATATGATGGTGAATCGTCATGGTTTTGACCGTAATTATGTGACGGGCGTATTGAGTCGTGCAGAAGCCACTAAATGGCTGAAGCGCATGGCGTATTCCGATGCACATCCAGAGCTGCGCAAGAAAAGTGGTGGCGCGCCTAACTGGACTCGTTACCGCAGTCGCTTTATCACCTCTAAGCACATTAATACCGGTACCGCATTTTGGAATAAGCACCGCAGAACATTGGAGCGTGCAGCCAATCAATACGGTGTTCCGGAAGAATACATTCTGGGTATCATGGGTGTAGAAACAATCTATGGTGGCAATGTCGGTACTGACCGTGCGGTTGATGCCTTGGCGACCATGTCATTTATGAATTCACGTCGTGGTAAGTACTTTGCCAGCGAATTGGAAAGTTACTTTCTGATGACGCGCTCAACCGGCTTAGATCCATTAAAGCCAAAAGCCTCTTATGCCGGTGCTTTAGGGTTGCCACAGTTTATGCCGAGTAATATCAAGAAATACGGTGTGGACTATGATGGTGATGGTGGGGTTAACTTGTGGACACCGGTCGATGCAATCGGCAGCGTGGCGAACTACCTGAATAAGCACGGCTGGCGTCGTGGTGAGATTGCGGCAATTCCTGCAATCCGTACGGGTGGTAACGGTTATGCCTCAATGAAGTCAGGCTTTAAGTATAAGCACTCTTTGACAACCTTAGCTCGCAGAGGTTTGAAGCCATCTTATAATGGGGTGTCTGGTCAGGTTAATATGATTAAGCTGAATGTGACTGGCGGCCAAGAGTATTGGATTGGCGGCAATAACTTCTACGTGATTACGCGTTATAACCACAGCACTCACTATGCGATGGCTGTTCATGAGCTGGCCCAGGAAATCAAGAAGCGTGTTAAGCCAAGCCGGGTAAGAACGCCATTACTGGAGGCTTCCCGTGATCAGGATTTGCTGACACGTGCAGCGGGCCGGTTGCTCTGA
- the mazG gene encoding nucleoside triphosphate pyrophosphohydrolase — protein MSIINDSDPNALQQLLDVMQTLRDPEQGCPWDRRQTWQSLFPFTLEEVHEVGAAIDANNPAELRDELGDLLFQIVFYAQIAKEHGHFDFNAVADAISQKMIRRHPHVFSGKQYSNEAEQKADWEALKAQEREQKNTEGSSGYFDDILQSQPALMRSVKLKRRAAKFGFDWHDWRPVVDKVREELEEVIECMEQQQGKERLEEEVGDLLMATANLSHQLKIEPENALRKANNKFEKRVNRLRELLAIKGDDANYDDEALDQAWQQVKREEANSL, from the coding sequence ATGAGCATCATCAACGATTCTGACCCTAACGCCCTTCAGCAATTATTAGACGTCATGCAAACCTTGCGTGACCCCGAGCAAGGTTGCCCATGGGACCGTCGCCAGACTTGGCAAAGCTTATTTCCATTTACCTTGGAAGAAGTGCATGAAGTGGGCGCGGCGATTGATGCCAATAATCCAGCCGAGTTACGAGACGAACTCGGCGACCTACTCTTTCAAATTGTGTTTTATGCACAAATTGCTAAAGAGCATGGCCATTTTGATTTCAATGCGGTTGCCGATGCCATTAGCCAGAAAATGATTCGTCGCCATCCGCATGTATTCTCAGGCAAACAATACAGCAATGAGGCCGAGCAAAAAGCGGATTGGGAAGCATTAAAAGCGCAAGAGCGCGAGCAGAAAAATACGGAAGGCAGCAGTGGCTATTTTGATGACATTCTACAAAGCCAACCAGCGCTGATGCGTTCTGTAAAGCTGAAACGTCGTGCTGCCAAATTTGGCTTCGACTGGCATGATTGGCGTCCGGTTGTGGATAAAGTCAGGGAAGAGCTGGAGGAAGTGATTGAATGCATGGAGCAACAACAAGGTAAGGAGCGGCTTGAGGAAGAAGTCGGTGATCTGTTAATGGCGACGGCCAACTTATCTCATCAACTAAAAATAGAGCCAGAGAACGCTCTGCGCAAAGCCAATAATAAATTTGAGAAGCGAGTTAATCGCCTTCGAGAGTTATTAGCAATCAAAGGCGATGATGCGAATTATGACGATGAGGCGCTAGATCAAGCTTGGCAACAAGTTAAACGAGAGGAAGCCAACTCACTCTGA
- a CDS encoding DUF2069 domain-containing protein, whose product MNSLKSSNILTLVSLFGLLLLVIIWNGWLATVQNVPRSFEIAVFCIPLLFFMRGILYGRRGTHVAAMVLAFFYFLAGISHVIDPADRLYGVLMIILSLGLYLGGYFYARNHDRVEQAKLDAAEAEASAKEGATSKEEANAKADPKVSE is encoded by the coding sequence ATGAACTCATTAAAATCATCCAATATTTTAACGCTGGTGTCGCTATTTGGGTTGTTGCTGCTAGTTATCATCTGGAATGGGTGGCTGGCTACGGTACAAAACGTCCCGCGCTCTTTTGAAATTGCCGTTTTCTGCATTCCCTTGCTGTTTTTTATGCGGGGCATTCTGTATGGGCGACGTGGCACGCATGTTGCGGCCATGGTGTTAGCGTTCTTCTACTTCTTAGCTGGAATCTCGCATGTCATCGACCCCGCCGATAGGCTCTACGGGGTTTTGATGATTATTCTAAGCTTGGGTCTCTACCTTGGTGGTTACTTCTACGCCCGCAACCACGATCGGGTAGAGCAGGCTAAGCTAGATGCTGCCGAAGCAGAAGCCTCTGCCAAAGAAGGAGCTACCTCCAAAGAAGAAGCCAACGCAAAAGCCGACCCCAAGGTTTCAGAGTGA
- the wrbA gene encoding NAD(P)H:quinone oxidoreductase: MKTILVLYYSRHGATKDLAKLIARGVEQVEGVEAVLRTVPEVSPVSEATKSRVPDSGAPYVSLQELVDADGLIMGSPTRFGTMASPLKYFLEQTSAAWVSGSLVGKPAAVFTSTSSLHGGQEATLLSMMVPLLHHGMLVSGIPYTSSDLMTTETGGTPYGASHVAGIQNDQSVSDHEHRLCIALGKRIANLAVKLSA; encoded by the coding sequence ATGAAAACAATACTGGTTTTATACTACAGTCGCCATGGCGCAACGAAAGACTTGGCCAAACTCATTGCGCGCGGTGTCGAGCAAGTTGAGGGTGTTGAAGCGGTTCTTCGCACCGTGCCCGAAGTTTCCCCCGTTAGCGAAGCCACTAAAAGCAGGGTGCCAGACAGTGGCGCGCCTTATGTGAGCTTGCAGGAATTGGTGGATGCCGATGGTTTAATTATGGGCTCTCCAACGCGCTTTGGCACAATGGCATCACCGTTAAAGTATTTTCTGGAGCAAACTTCAGCTGCGTGGGTATCGGGTAGCTTGGTGGGTAAACCTGCTGCGGTATTTACTTCGACCTCTAGTCTGCATGGTGGGCAAGAGGCTACCTTGTTATCAATGATGGTTCCCTTATTGCATCATGGCATGTTGGTGAGCGGTATTCCGTATACCTCATCCGACCTGATGACGACCGAGACTGGTGGCACACCTTATGGTGCATCCCATGTTGCTGGTATTCAGAATGATCAGTCGGTGAGTGATCATGAGCATCGTTTATGTATTGCTTTAGGTAAGCGCATCGCTAATTTAGCTGTGAAGTTGTCTGCATGA
- the arsC gene encoding arsenate reductase (glutaredoxin) (This arsenate reductase requires both glutathione and glutaredoxin to convert arsenate to arsenite, after which the efflux transporter formed by ArsA and ArsB can extrude the arsenite from the cell, providing resistance.), whose product MSEQTIIYHNPRCSKSRATLELLESKGEQPEVIKYLETPPSKATLKQVLSFLNSSPRELMRKGEPEYKELSLDDASLTEDELLDAMVANPRLIERPIVVKNNKAAIDRPPESVLDIL is encoded by the coding sequence ATGAGCGAGCAAACGATCATCTATCACAACCCCCGCTGTTCAAAATCCAGAGCAACACTGGAGTTGTTGGAGTCTAAAGGCGAGCAGCCTGAAGTCATTAAATACCTTGAAACGCCCCCATCAAAAGCGACCTTAAAACAGGTGCTTAGCTTTTTGAATTCGTCACCCCGTGAACTGATGCGCAAAGGCGAGCCGGAGTATAAGGAACTTAGTCTGGATGATGCCTCATTGACTGAGGATGAATTGCTGGATGCGATGGTGGCCAATCCTCGTTTAATTGAGCGCCCGATTGTAGTCAAAAATAATAAAGCGGCGATCGATCGTCCGCCAGAGTCTGTGTTGGATATTCTGTAA
- a CDS encoding TlpA family protein disulfide reductase — protein sequence MFYLRVVLLAALLASTSSFAAPVKDFSFEDSDGKALKLSDYRGKWVVANYWAIFCPPCRVEIPDLIRFVNNNPDDVVVLGMDAGMDTPETLKQFIADQGINYPIIPTQESTMYAFGEVIGIPTTFIISPEGELVDTHVGLLSYENLEFYVDPEKSMENDPQPNPKGFWSRLLDWG from the coding sequence ATGTTTTATTTAAGAGTCGTTTTACTGGCGGCACTACTGGCAAGCACCAGCAGCTTTGCAGCGCCGGTTAAGGATTTCAGCTTTGAAGATAGTGATGGCAAAGCTTTAAAGCTATCAGACTATCGAGGCAAATGGGTTGTGGCTAATTATTGGGCCATTTTTTGTCCGCCATGCCGTGTGGAAATTCCTGACTTGATTCGCTTTGTAAACAATAATCCGGACGACGTTGTGGTGTTAGGCATGGATGCGGGTATGGATACGCCAGAAACCTTAAAGCAATTCATTGCTGATCAGGGCATCAACTACCCAATCATTCCTACACAGGAAAGCACAATGTATGCCTTTGGTGAAGTGATCGGCATTCCAACGACTTTCATCATCTCACCTGAGGGTGAATTGGTAGATACCCATGTCGGACTGCTGAGTTATGAAAACCTAGAGTTCTATGTCGACCCTGAAAAATCAATGGAAAATGATCCACAACCTAATCCTAAGGGCTTTTGGAGTCGTTTGCTAGACTGGGGATAA
- a CDS encoding LysM peptidoglycan-binding domain-containing protein: MNRKLKLLVAGSLVSIITTGCSTYGSRGNTDPQTSGGYNNGGYATQQQASSAAVAEQNQQQAINNCNACAVAARPPVVTTTTVANNNGRSQQWYIDQWNRQQQQQQAVVRAPAPAPVKQATTTNGRSQQWYIDQYNRSQAAKNKAATTTATNGRSKQWYVDRFNAQQAAKRAAQQAPAYVPPKPVVVQPAYVPPVQAKPYVPPAYVAPAPAPAPKTSTQYVDYTGGVAATTQAPSNKSLYTGSYQQPSTTYTQYTPKTYTSGASSSSTTYTNNSTYTAPAATSNGSTYTVKKGDTVFEVMRQTGVYWKEIISMNNLQGPSFTIQPGQQLRLK; the protein is encoded by the coding sequence ATGAATAGAAAACTCAAATTATTAGTCGCAGGCTCGCTTGTTTCTATCATCACGACCGGTTGCTCGACTTATGGCTCACGTGGAAACACGGACCCACAAACCAGTGGTGGATATAATAACGGCGGTTACGCCACACAACAGCAAGCATCTTCAGCTGCCGTTGCTGAGCAAAATCAGCAGCAAGCAATTAACAACTGTAATGCATGTGCCGTCGCTGCTCGCCCGCCAGTAGTAACAACTACAACGGTAGCAAACAACAATGGTCGCTCACAGCAGTGGTACATTGATCAGTGGAATCGCCAGCAACAGCAACAACAAGCCGTTGTTCGTGCTCCAGCTCCTGCGCCAGTGAAGCAGGCGACGACTACCAATGGTCGTTCACAGCAGTGGTACATCGATCAGTACAACCGTAGCCAAGCGGCTAAAAATAAGGCTGCTACAACGACAGCAACTAATGGCCGTTCAAAACAGTGGTATGTTGATCGCTTCAATGCGCAACAAGCAGCAAAACGTGCAGCGCAACAGGCTCCAGCTTATGTACCACCTAAGCCAGTTGTAGTACAGCCAGCGTATGTACCACCAGTACAGGCTAAGCCGTATGTACCACCAGCTTATGTAGCACCGGCTCCTGCGCCAGCACCTAAAACAAGCACACAGTATGTAGATTATACGGGTGGCGTTGCAGCAACTACGCAAGCGCCAAGCAATAAGAGCCTGTACACCGGTTCTTACCAGCAGCCAAGCACTACATACACTCAGTACACGCCTAAGACTTACACCAGCGGTGCGTCTTCTTCATCCACAACGTACACAAACAACTCTACTTACACTGCACCAGCAGCCACTTCCAATGGCAGCACATACACAGTTAAGAAGGGTGACACCGTATTTGAAGTTATGCGTCAAACAGGTGTTTACTGGAAAGAAATCATCAGCATGAATAATCTGCAAGGCCCAAGCTTCACGATTCAGCCAGGCCAGCAGTTACGTTTGAAGTAA
- a CDS encoding YqaA family protein encodes MKLFSNIYKKVIELAKHRNAEYYLGGLSFAESSFFPIPPDVMLMPMSLARPDRWIRYALLTTIASVLGGVAGYLIGMWAFEWLESILTTGGYEDRFEQAKNLFSTWGVWAVLAAGFSPIPYKLFTITAGLLSMAFIPFLIASAIGRGARFFLVAGLVAKAGPTMEPTILKYIEWLGWLVVGLLIMIIIFTQV; translated from the coding sequence ATGAAGCTGTTTTCTAATATATATAAGAAAGTAATTGAGTTAGCAAAGCACCGTAATGCGGAATATTATTTGGGTGGGTTGAGTTTCGCCGAATCCTCATTTTTTCCTATCCCGCCAGACGTAATGCTCATGCCTATGAGTCTGGCGCGGCCGGATCGCTGGATCAGATATGCTTTACTAACAACAATAGCGTCCGTACTGGGTGGTGTCGCAGGTTACCTCATCGGCATGTGGGCGTTTGAATGGCTCGAATCCATTCTGACAACAGGGGGGTATGAAGACCGGTTTGAACAGGCTAAAAACCTATTCAGTACCTGGGGAGTCTGGGCTGTACTAGCCGCAGGGTTCTCACCAATACCTTATAAATTATTTACAATCACTGCTGGCCTGCTCTCAATGGCCTTCATTCCTTTCCTGATCGCTTCGGCTATCGGGCGGGGCGCCAGATTTTTTCTGGTCGCAGGTTTGGTGGCAAAAGCAGGCCCCACGATGGAACCAACCATCTTAAAATACATAGAATGGCTAGGTTGGTTGGTAGTTGGATTGTTGATTATGATAATTATTTTTACGCAGGTATGA
- a CDS encoding protein-L-isoaspartate(D-aspartate) O-methyltransferase, with product MQDLDIRGIGMTSQRTRDRLIVTLREMGVVNEEVLRIMSLVPRHLFMDQALTSRSYENTSLPIGHGQTISQPYIVAKMTELLLSGSVPEKVLEVGTGSGYQAAILGGLVRELHTVERITPLYRNARELLYRLGYRNVRVHLADGSWGWEQAAPYDAIMVTAAPETVPEALKQQLAIGGRLVIPVGAENGQQVLQLIRRESEDSYTVENKEAVVFVPLLDKIN from the coding sequence ATGCAGGATTTAGATATTCGGGGGATTGGCATGACCTCGCAGCGCACCCGTGACCGCTTAATTGTAACGTTACGGGAAATGGGGGTTGTGAATGAGGAAGTGCTACGAATCATGAGCTTGGTTCCGCGCCATCTTTTTATGGATCAGGCGCTGACATCACGCTCTTATGAGAACACGTCGCTACCCATTGGGCATGGCCAAACGATATCCCAGCCCTATATTGTTGCCAAGATGACTGAACTATTATTAAGCGGCTCTGTCCCAGAGAAAGTACTGGAAGTCGGGACAGGCTCAGGCTACCAAGCGGCCATTTTAGGCGGCTTAGTACGTGAGCTGCATACGGTAGAACGTATCACTCCGCTGTACCGCAACGCAAGAGAGCTACTCTATCGTTTAGGGTATCGTAATGTACGGGTACATTTAGCGGATGGCAGCTGGGGTTGGGAGCAGGCTGCACCATACGATGCAATTATGGTGACCGCCGCACCGGAGACCGTGCCAGAGGCATTAAAGCAGCAACTTGCCATTGGGGGGCGATTGGTTATCCCAGTTGGTGCAGAAAATGGCCAACAGGTGTTGCAGCTTATCCGTAGAGAATCAGAAGATAGCTACACAGTTGAGAACAAAGAAGCAGTTGTATTTGTACCACTGTTGGATAAAATTAATTAA
- the surE gene encoding 5'/3'-nucleotidase SurE yields the protein MKILLSNDDGYFALGLGMLREALQGVAEVVTVAPSRDYSGASNSLTLTAPLRLSERGDQLYSVEGTPTDCVHLALTGLLDTAPDVVIAGINAGANLGDDVIYSGTVAAATEGRNLGLPALAVSCCSSNPQHYASAVKAVLQLLPKLATLKIGTDTILNINVPDLPWAEIKGFQVTRLGKRHHAEPVIKQKDPRGRDIYWVGPVGDTLDAGPGTDFHAIEAGYISITPLHIDLTQYQAMKSTELWLQECD from the coding sequence ATGAAAATTTTACTTAGCAATGATGATGGCTATTTTGCGTTAGGTCTGGGGATGTTGCGCGAAGCATTACAAGGCGTCGCAGAGGTCGTAACTGTTGCACCAAGCCGCGATTACAGCGGGGCCAGTAATTCATTAACCCTGACCGCTCCCTTACGTTTATCCGAACGAGGCGATCAACTTTACAGTGTTGAAGGCACGCCTACTGACTGTGTTCATCTTGCGTTAACCGGTTTACTGGACACTGCGCCGGATGTCGTGATCGCCGGCATTAATGCGGGTGCTAATCTTGGCGATGATGTCATTTATTCGGGGACGGTTGCGGCAGCGACCGAGGGGCGTAACCTAGGCTTGCCTGCATTAGCAGTCTCTTGCTGTAGCTCAAACCCTCAACACTATGCCTCTGCCGTTAAAGCGGTATTGCAATTACTGCCCAAGCTAGCAACTCTTAAAATCGGAACAGACACTATTTTAAATATCAATGTGCCGGATCTGCCATGGGCAGAAATAAAAGGCTTTCAGGTGACACGCTTGGGCAAGCGTCATCATGCTGAGCCGGTCATAAAACAAAAAGACCCCCGTGGGCGAGATATTTATTGGGTTGGCCCGGTGGGCGATACGCTTGATGCTGGTCCTGGGACTGACTTTCATGCGATAGAAGCTGGTTATATATCCATCACACCGCTGCATATTGATTTAACTCAGTATCAGGCAATGAAATCAACTGAACTATGGCTGCAGGAGTGCGACTAA
- a CDS encoding Smr/MutS family protein, giving the protein MTKKIPDNASDEALFRAAVADVRPQPPSNQVERKPVLVTPKLRAREVEESESAADILSDSGEVDKVLAETVLSYCRPGIQNRLFKRLRQGKLMISEELDLHGLTIREAKQVLLDFIALAFPIESCCACIVHGKNNRSKMGQEPIMKQYVNHWLLQHPRVLAFHSAQPRDGGTGSVYVIFKR; this is encoded by the coding sequence ATGACTAAAAAAATACCTGACAATGCCAGCGATGAAGCGCTGTTTCGTGCAGCCGTTGCTGATGTCAGACCACAACCACCCTCTAATCAGGTAGAACGCAAGCCCGTTCTAGTCACGCCGAAGTTGCGCGCACGTGAAGTTGAAGAGTCGGAGTCAGCCGCGGACATACTATCAGATTCAGGGGAAGTGGATAAAGTACTGGCTGAGACTGTACTAAGTTATTGCCGACCGGGTATTCAAAACCGACTGTTTAAGCGCCTGCGACAAGGCAAGCTGATGATTAGCGAAGAATTAGACTTGCACGGCTTGACGATTAGAGAAGCGAAACAAGTATTACTGGACTTTATTGCGCTGGCTTTCCCAATTGAAAGTTGCTGCGCTTGCATTGTTCATGGAAAAAATAATCGCTCCAAAATGGGACAAGAGCCCATCATGAAACAATATGTGAATCATTGGCTACTGCAACATCCACGGGTACTGGCCTTTCATTCGGCGCAGCCCCGCGATGGCGGAACCGGTTCTGTTTACGTTATTTTCAAACGCTGA